The proteins below are encoded in one region of Methanosarcina barkeri 3:
- a CDS encoding flippase, which produces MSVNDSVNRIVTGSGVILAGTFIGMLLDIITKKVLTSHLAPADFGTYSLALTVISITGAFATLGLNEGVPRYIAFFRGKHEEQKVHELIISAMIMGLIAGLISVLVSPSLFHALAGNGFDAQGKVLSVVKILIFAVPFTILLNLTVAIYRGFDRTSVNMYFYNIIRPVSLLGFATIAVFIKASLKGVVFADLLSMIFTFSIMSVYFIKRPPVKHKAKQERKIQFSDTTRQLIRYSFPLLITATLLNIMSWIDTIMLGYFKSAEIVGIYNAVYPLVGFLSLVVSSVGFVYVPITSRLWGQNETAPLGSIYAVMTKWCFLLTFPLFALIFVYPEYFITKLYGAQYVSGATSLRILALGFITNSYFGFNYHTLLASGDSDFLMKCSVASAGINIALNFMLIPEYGMIGAAVGTAVSFVSIEVLMTLRAWRKQNMHPFTSMYRKLTFIVTLMVGAMLAARNAHLLTGALWEYAVFIVGYFLIVNHAKILDNTEMEMIGEIRKNFKYRISLRIPEPFKILTS; this is translated from the coding sequence ATGTCAGTTAACGACTCGGTCAACCGGATTGTTACAGGTTCCGGTGTAATACTTGCAGGAACCTTTATTGGAATGCTTCTCGACATTATTACTAAAAAGGTACTCACTTCACATCTCGCGCCAGCTGACTTTGGTACATACTCCCTTGCACTTACCGTGATATCAATTACAGGTGCATTTGCAACCCTTGGACTCAATGAAGGAGTTCCGAGATATATTGCGTTCTTCAGAGGCAAGCATGAAGAACAGAAGGTACATGAGTTAATCATCTCAGCCATGATTATGGGCTTGATTGCAGGCTTGATTTCAGTTCTGGTATCACCTTCCCTGTTCCATGCTCTGGCAGGAAATGGCTTTGATGCGCAAGGCAAAGTATTGTCCGTAGTGAAGATCCTCATCTTTGCAGTCCCGTTTACAATACTCCTGAACCTGACAGTAGCAATCTACAGGGGATTCGACCGTACTAGTGTTAACATGTATTTTTATAACATTATAAGGCCGGTATCTCTGCTTGGATTTGCTACGATTGCCGTGTTTATCAAGGCCTCCCTGAAAGGAGTTGTGTTTGCGGATCTGCTCTCAATGATCTTTACCTTCAGCATAATGTCCGTATACTTCATAAAGAGGCCGCCAGTTAAGCATAAAGCCAAACAGGAACGGAAGATTCAATTCAGTGACACAACCAGGCAGTTGATAAGGTATTCGTTCCCACTTTTGATAACCGCAACTCTGCTCAACATTATGAGCTGGATAGACACAATAATGCTCGGTTATTTCAAGTCTGCTGAAATCGTTGGAATTTACAATGCAGTATATCCTCTTGTAGGATTCTTGTCTCTGGTAGTATCTTCCGTAGGCTTTGTTTATGTCCCTATTACATCCAGACTTTGGGGTCAAAACGAGACTGCTCCACTTGGCTCAATCTATGCAGTAATGACTAAATGGTGCTTCCTGCTCACGTTCCCTCTATTTGCACTTATATTCGTGTATCCCGAATACTTTATTACAAAGCTCTATGGAGCACAATACGTAAGCGGAGCCACTTCCCTGCGTATCCTTGCCCTTGGGTTCATAACAAACTCGTACTTTGGCTTTAACTATCATACCCTGTTAGCCTCTGGGGACTCGGATTTCCTTATGAAGTGCTCAGTAGCAAGTGCAGGCATTAATATCGCCCTCAACTTCATGTTAATACCTGAGTATGGAATGATAGGTGCAGCTGTAGGAACTGCAGTGTCCTTTGTATCCATCGAGGTTCTGATGACTTTAAGGGCCTGGAGGAAGCAAAATATGCATCCTTTCACCTCGATGTACAGGAAATTAACTTTCATCGTTACCTTGATGGTCGGAGCCATGCTCGCAGCCAGGAATGCGCATCTACTTACCGGAGCACTCTGGGAGTATGCAGTCTTCATAGTCGGATATTTCCTGATTGTCAATCATGCAAAAATCCTGGACAACACTGAAATGGAGATGATAGGCGAGATCCGGAAGAATTTCAAGTACAGGATCAGTCTTCGTATTCCCGAACCATTCAAAATCCTTACATCGTAA
- a CDS encoding RNA-guided endonuclease TnpB family protein, whose translation MKTEPEKCKVRRTSESASHTKEKFPQYNMVYPKVLQSVLKKLDANYKSFFSLWKNGDKSARSPKFRSGKYFMTLVYNQSGFKINNGKLSFSHKVNEIPLSFEIGNAFDLLEIKQIEIYNDDPYKGRGKFFVSITYEEIPITEYIDNDLYQAIDLGITKIVTAVNTQGKFFEVKTPRADQYWNTKIDTIKSRRDHCKKGSRKWIRLHRTYRKMEAKKSNQIKDFQHKLSKTMIENTRANTIIVGDLNVKSMAQSKKVTGKRKRSQNRSTQNQGYLSRFTEFLTYKAELAGKKVIRIDESYTSKECCVCGKRHDMPLWERTMNCDCGNVIDRDRNSAINIMKRFLSQNALWTSYQKFSDNLRQTGLQMDTCITANIQMT comes from the coding sequence GTGAAAACTGAACCAGAGAAGTGTAAAGTACGTAGAACATCAGAATCAGCTTCCCACACTAAAGAAAAATTTCCTCAGTACAATATGGTGTATCCCAAAGTACTGCAATCTGTTCTGAAAAAACTTGATGCTAATTATAAATCATTCTTCTCGCTCTGGAAAAATGGTGATAAATCTGCAAGATCTCCAAAGTTCCGAAGTGGAAAATACTTCATGACTCTTGTTTACAATCAGAGTGGATTCAAAATCAATAATGGGAAACTCAGTTTCTCTCATAAAGTAAATGAAATTCCATTATCTTTTGAGATTGGAAATGCTTTTGATTTGTTGGAAATCAAGCAGATTGAAATCTACAATGATGACCCCTATAAGGGCAGAGGAAAATTCTTTGTATCCATAACATACGAAGAAATTCCAATCACAGAGTATATTGATAACGATTTGTATCAAGCAATAGACTTAGGAATTACAAAAATAGTGACAGCAGTAAATACTCAAGGTAAATTCTTTGAAGTTAAAACGCCTAGAGCAGATCAATACTGGAATACAAAAATAGATACAATCAAATCCAGAAGAGATCATTGTAAAAAAGGAAGCAGAAAATGGATAAGGTTGCACAGAACCTATCGGAAAATGGAAGCAAAGAAATCTAATCAGATCAAAGATTTTCAGCATAAACTTTCTAAAACCATGATCGAGAACACCAGAGCAAATACAATAATCGTGGGTGATCTTAACGTAAAAAGTATGGCTCAATCAAAGAAAGTAACTGGAAAAAGAAAGCGTTCTCAGAACAGATCAACACAAAATCAAGGATATCTTTCCAGATTCACCGAATTCTTGACCTACAAAGCGGAGCTTGCAGGTAAAAAAGTAATAAGAATTGATGAAAGCTATACATCCAAAGAGTGTTGTGTTTGCGGAAAAAGACACGATATGCCTCTTTGGGAAAGAACTATGAATTGTGATTGCGGAAACGTAATTGATAGAGATAGAAATAGTGCTATCAACATCATGAAGCGGTTCTTATCACAAAATGCTTTGTGGACAAGCTATCAGAAATTTTCTGATAATCTTCGACAAACAGGATTACAGATGGATACCTGCATCACTGCAAATATCCAAATGACGTAA
- the tnpA gene encoding IS200/IS605 family transposase gives MQYKLDRGSHSVYSLHYHFVQCVKYRRKALTNPLVVDFLKTKIHNISETYDVEVLNIECDKDHFHLLFSAKPSLDIPKYINTIKTITSREIRKNFPEVKTMLWEDTFWSRSYFIASTGQVTLDVLKKYVENQGKYASDEEDQINPTENSRCSLATI, from the coding sequence ATGCAGTATAAACTAGATCGTGGAAGCCATTCTGTATATTCACTCCATTATCATTTCGTTCAGTGTGTGAAATATAGAAGAAAAGCTCTAACGAATCCTTTAGTTGTCGATTTTCTTAAAACTAAAATTCATAACATAAGTGAAACATACGATGTTGAAGTACTGAATATTGAGTGTGACAAAGATCACTTCCACTTATTATTTTCAGCAAAACCTTCACTTGATATTCCAAAATACATCAACACAATCAAAACTATAACTTCAAGGGAGATTCGTAAAAACTTCCCTGAAGTAAAGACTATGTTATGGGAAGATACGTTCTGGTCAAGATCGTATTTTATCGCATCGACAGGGCAAGTAACCCTAGACGTACTTAAAAAATACGTGGAGAATCAAGGCAAATATGCATCTGACGAAGAAGATCAGATAAATCCGACTGAGAACAGTAGATGTTCTTTGGCAACTATCTGA
- the cbiM gene encoding cobalt transporter CbiM: MHIPDGYLGPYTYIAFWIIMIPIWYYAGKKLNTELKSRQVPLLALSAAFSFVIMMFNVPIPGGSTGHAVGGAIIGIVLGPWAGVIAISVTLVLQALMFGDGGITAIAANCFNMGVVIPFVGYYIYKLISGNSDIMSSKRVIASAIAGWCSLTIAAFCAGVEFGIQPILHHTADGTPLYMPYSLNVTVPAMVMEHALGFSILEAVITAVIFAYIQKTDASLFYGEKSEAQKDKVKKAVTA, from the coding sequence ATGCATATTCCAGACGGATATTTAGGGCCGTATACCTATATCGCGTTTTGGATCATCATGATCCCAATATGGTATTACGCCGGAAAAAAACTAAACACGGAACTTAAGTCCAGACAGGTCCCTCTGCTGGCACTATCAGCTGCTTTTTCATTTGTAATAATGATGTTTAATGTACCTATTCCAGGAGGCAGCACTGGTCATGCCGTAGGAGGTGCAATTATCGGCATAGTTCTCGGTCCATGGGCAGGAGTGATAGCTATTTCTGTAACTCTGGTATTGCAGGCGTTGATGTTCGGTGACGGAGGAATTACAGCCATAGCTGCTAATTGTTTTAATATGGGAGTGGTAATACCCTTTGTCGGTTATTATATTTACAAGCTTATTAGTGGAAATTCTGATATCATGTCCTCTAAAAGAGTTATTGCTTCGGCTATAGCTGGCTGGTGTTCTCTGACTATAGCAGCTTTCTGTGCAGGTGTTGAATTCGGAATACAGCCCATTTTGCATCACACGGCAGACGGAACCCCACTTTATATGCCTTATTCATTGAATGTAACTGTTCCTGCCATGGTAATGGAACATGCTCTTGGATTTAGCATCCTGGAAGCAGTGATTACTGCAGTTATTTTTGCTTATATACAGAAAACGGATGCGTCTCTATTTTATGGTGAAAAATCTGAGGCTCAGAAGGATAAAGTAAAAAAAGCAGTCACAGCCTGA
- a CDS encoding PDGLE domain-containing protein — MEKIIRNLSIGLIILMIFAPLGLLAVGETFGEWGPEEIKEKLGIVPPGLEEFSDLWSAPMPDYDFAGGSESMTMSSVAYILSAVVGVVICGGLLYFIGKKAAKN, encoded by the coding sequence ATGGAGAAAATAATAAGAAATTTAAGCATTGGCTTGATAATCCTTATGATTTTTGCACCGCTGGGCCTTTTGGCAGTCGGCGAAACCTTTGGTGAATGGGGACCTGAAGAGATCAAGGAGAAGCTCGGTATTGTTCCTCCTGGGCTTGAGGAGTTCTCGGACCTCTGGAGTGCTCCAATGCCTGATTATGATTTTGCAGGAGGTAGTGAGTCAATGACCATGTCTTCTGTAGCATATATTCTGTCAGCAGTGGTAGGAGTGGTAATCTGTGGTGGCCTCCTGTACTTTATAGGAAAAAAAGCTGCTAAAAACTAG
- the cbiQ gene encoding cobalt ECF transporter T component CbiQ: MKETDIGPCRCSAVHHGKKGFIGKTTDGILGFLEEALVSDSFSKRDGFLQSLDPRAKLVSILSVIFATSLIGDLKLLLFVYILTLVFAYLSKIDVLFFIRRVWLFIPVFAGIIAIPMIFNVFFPGDPLIRLADFGSGVHLGPFSLSDSVYITRQGVNSAAIFTMRVAACVSAVVLLFLTTPQKVLFKSLRSVGVPKIYVFTLEMAYRYIFLLTEMIREIYIARKARTIKTGGMFEEQKWVGGRIGYTLIRSLDTSEKVHAAMMSRGYNGDVKIMQEFKMRNRDYISGAIAVSMSVLLVLISHNIIR; the protein is encoded by the coding sequence ATGAAAGAAACAGATATCGGCCCGTGCCGATGTTCAGCAGTGCATCACGGTAAGAAGGGCTTTATAGGAAAGACGACTGATGGAATCCTTGGCTTTTTAGAAGAAGCTCTTGTCTCAGATAGTTTCTCTAAACGCGATGGTTTCCTGCAGAGTTTGGACCCTAGAGCCAAACTGGTTTCCATCCTGTCCGTGATATTCGCAACAAGTTTAATAGGAGACCTTAAATTACTTCTCTTTGTTTATATACTTACCCTGGTTTTTGCATATCTCAGTAAGATTGATGTCTTATTTTTTATCAGGCGGGTATGGCTCTTCATACCAGTTTTTGCAGGGATCATCGCCATACCAATGATCTTTAACGTCTTCTTTCCTGGAGATCCACTTATCAGGTTAGCCGACTTTGGCTCTGGAGTGCATCTGGGCCCATTTTCACTATCCGATAGCGTATACATCACCAGACAGGGCGTCAACTCCGCTGCTATATTCACAATGCGTGTTGCAGCGTGCGTATCTGCCGTAGTCTTGCTTTTTCTCACCACGCCTCAAAAGGTTCTTTTTAAGTCTCTACGCTCGGTCGGCGTTCCTAAAATTTATGTTTTCACGCTGGAAATGGCCTACAGATACATCTTCCTGTTAACGGAGATGATACGGGAGATATACATTGCCAGGAAAGCCAGAACAATAAAGACAGGAGGCATGTTCGAAGAGCAAAAATGGGTTGGTGGACGTATAGGCTACACGTTAATAAGATCTCTGGATACAAGTGAAAAAGTTCATGCAGCCATGATGTCCAGGGGATACAATGGTGATGTTAAGATAATGCAGGAGTTCAAAATGCGCAATCGCGATTACATTTCAGGGGCAATTGCGGTATCCATGAGCGTATTGCTAGTGTTGATCTCCCATAACATCATAAGGTGA
- a CDS encoding energy-coupling factor ABC transporter ATP-binding protein has protein sequence METIFDLKNVSYTYVGKISALNDISFKVTPGEQISIMGSNGSGKSTLLTLLDGLIYPTSGEFYAFGNPIEEEVFDAIKDNEFRSYFRKRVGFVFQNSDVQLFSSTVFEEVAFGPMQLNMSPEEVKTRVIEVLEMLGITKLKDRAPHTLSGGEKKKVCIASVLANNPDVLLLDEPTAGLDPRTQLWLVELLQELGRAGKTIITATHDLETVEQISNRSIVMSEDHGIVVDGDVENVLNNRELLLSTNLIHEHMHVHGKLVHGHLHAHYREHIHEH, from the coding sequence ATGGAAACAATTTTTGATTTAAAGAATGTATCATATACGTATGTCGGAAAAATAAGCGCATTAAATGATATCAGCTTCAAGGTGACGCCAGGTGAGCAAATCTCGATAATGGGCTCTAACGGCAGTGGCAAATCGACTCTGCTGACTCTTCTTGACGGACTTATATATCCTACTTCGGGAGAATTTTATGCTTTTGGCAATCCGATAGAAGAAGAAGTTTTCGATGCCATTAAGGATAATGAATTCAGGTCTTATTTCCGGAAAAGAGTAGGATTTGTCTTTCAGAACTCAGATGTACAACTCTTCTCGTCTACAGTCTTTGAAGAAGTTGCCTTTGGACCCATGCAGCTCAATATGAGTCCGGAAGAAGTCAAAACCAGAGTAATAGAAGTCCTGGAGATGCTTGGAATTACCAAGCTTAAGGATCGAGCTCCTCATACCTTAAGCGGAGGAGAGAAGAAAAAAGTCTGTATAGCTTCTGTTTTGGCTAATAACCCTGATGTCCTTTTATTGGATGAACCCACAGCAGGATTGGACCCAAGGACTCAGCTCTGGTTGGTAGAGTTACTGCAGGAGCTGGGTAGAGCGGGAAAGACGATAATTACCGCTACTCATGACCTTGAAACAGTAGAGCAGATTAGTAATAGATCCATAGTAATGAGCGAAGATCATGGAATTGTTGTGGATGGAGATGTGGAAAACGTGCTCAATAATAGGGAACTCTTACTTTCTACGAATCTTATCCATGAACATATGCACGTTCATGGCAAGCTCGTGCATGGGCATCTGCACGCCCACTATAGAGAGCATATACACGAACACTAA
- a CDS encoding YihY/virulence factor BrkB family protein, translated as MSWEYVRKEYIRKDYVRNLIARTINKWLEDNALTHSAALAFYFILSLPSLLLFSVSIGSIFLKSENLQETIINYLEGVIDEVVINMIILLFERIPDLNSLSISALIGIVLLLWSASNIFRQLKNFLEQAWSIKPDEANNIKDFIKDAVASFVIVILFGGLLVLSIFIEGFLYAASKLFHQFLPFSPVITDYAGSIASFLILVIFFTLVYKVLPDKSLDIKSVFVGALITTILVTIGKYIVVLFFTYSSPTSLYGAIGSIIGLFLLSYYSSIMITLGAEFTKVYSESRRLNSENGV; from the coding sequence ATGAGCTGGGAATACGTAAGAAAGGAGTACATAAGAAAGGATTACGTAAGAAATCTCATTGCCAGGACGATAAATAAGTGGTTGGAAGATAATGCGCTAACACACAGTGCTGCACTGGCGTTTTATTTTATATTGAGCCTACCTTCCTTACTGTTATTTTCGGTATCTATAGGCAGTATTTTTTTGAAATCAGAAAATCTTCAGGAGACCATAATTAATTACTTAGAAGGAGTTATAGATGAAGTAGTTATAAATATGATAATTTTACTTTTCGAACGCATTCCTGACCTTAATTCTCTGTCAATAAGTGCATTAATTGGTATTGTTCTACTACTCTGGAGTGCAAGTAACATTTTCAGGCAATTGAAGAATTTCCTTGAGCAGGCGTGGAGTATCAAGCCTGATGAGGCTAATAATATCAAGGACTTTATAAAAGATGCCGTGGCTTCTTTTGTTATTGTTATTTTGTTTGGAGGGCTGCTTGTACTGAGCATATTTATTGAAGGATTTCTTTATGCGGCTTCAAAGTTATTCCATCAGTTTCTACCGTTTTCACCTGTGATTACTGATTATGCAGGTTCGATAGCTAGTTTCCTTATTCTTGTGATTTTTTTCACACTTGTGTATAAGGTACTTCCAGATAAGAGTCTTGATATCAAATCCGTTTTTGTAGGAGCTCTCATAACAACAATTCTTGTAACAATAGGAAAATACATTGTTGTGCTCTTTTTTACGTACAGTAGCCCTACAAGTTTATATGGAGCAATAGGGTCCATCATAGGATTATTTCTTCTATCTTACTATTCCTCAATTATGATTACACTTGGAGCGGAGTTCACAAAAGTTTATTCGGAATCCAGAAGGCTTAATTCAGAAAATGGGGTCTAA
- the modA gene encoding molybdate ABC transporter substrate-binding protein, with product MRKELIVLLVILGVFLAIGCTDNGNKATNETGTPIANETGTPVANETSVSQQDPDTITVSAAASLTEAFTDMESKFETENPDIDVNLNFGSSGNLRKQIEGGAPADVFASADQKNMDTLANENLVDNSSRENFAKNSLVLIVPANSTLNITDVKDLTNPEVKKIGIGNPDTVPVGNYTRTAMTEAGLWNQIESKAVLAEDVKQALTYVERGEVDAGFVYMSDTLTADPGSIKIVTNVSVSTPVNYPIAIVSSSENKKDAQEFIDFVTGEEGQETLEKYGFTAVAK from the coding sequence GTGAGAAAAGAACTGATAGTTCTGTTAGTAATTTTAGGTGTATTCCTTGCTATAGGATGTACTGATAATGGAAACAAAGCTACAAACGAAACGGGCACCCCAATCGCAAATGAAACGGGTACCCCAGTCGCAAATGAAACCTCAGTTTCTCAGCAGGATCCTGATACTATAACAGTATCTGCAGCTGCCAGCCTTACTGAGGCCTTTACAGATATGGAATCAAAGTTTGAAACCGAAAATCCTGACATAGATGTGAATCTCAACTTTGGAAGTTCAGGTAACCTGCGTAAGCAGATTGAGGGAGGAGCTCCTGCAGATGTTTTTGCTTCAGCTGACCAGAAAAACATGGACACCCTTGCCAATGAGAATCTTGTAGACAACAGTTCAAGAGAGAATTTTGCCAAGAATTCACTTGTACTTATTGTCCCTGCAAACAGCACCCTCAATATCACTGACGTGAAAGACCTTACTAATCCTGAAGTTAAGAAAATCGGCATTGGAAATCCAGATACAGTCCCTGTTGGAAATTATACACGTACAGCAATGACGGAAGCTGGTTTGTGGAATCAGATAGAAAGTAAGGCGGTACTTGCTGAAGACGTCAAACAGGCACTCACATACGTGGAAAGAGGAGAAGTTGACGCAGGTTTCGTATATATGAGTGACACATTGACTGCTGATCCCGGATCCATCAAAATCGTTACAAATGTATCTGTCAGTACTCCTGTAAACTACCCGATAGCCATAGTTTCGTCTTCCGAAAATAAAAAAGACGCACAGGAATTCATCGATTTCGTTACTGGTGAAGAAGGGCAGGAAACGCTGGAAAAATACGGATTTACAGCAGTAGCCAAATAA
- the modB gene encoding molybdate ABC transporter permease subunit, which translates to MTPMLDQIWFPISITFRIAAISSCLVLCSGVFLAYIFARHNFRGKELVELLITLPLILPPTVIGYFLVILVGKNGIIGQFIYSITGTGILFTWQAGVIAAYTVSLPLMVRTAQAAIESVDKELEYAAYVLGRSEIETALLITLPLAKRGILAGLVLSFARAVGEFGATLMLAGNIPGKTNTMSISIYSAFQAGNDELANFLVLILTLMSLLSIALTGKIASRGKLNA; encoded by the coding sequence ATGACTCCAATGCTTGACCAGATATGGTTTCCTATATCGATTACATTCCGGATAGCTGCCATCTCTTCCTGTCTCGTACTGTGCAGCGGGGTATTCCTGGCTTATATATTTGCAAGACATAATTTCCGGGGAAAAGAGCTTGTGGAGCTGTTGATAACACTTCCTCTGATACTTCCACCTACGGTAATTGGTTATTTTCTGGTAATCCTGGTGGGGAAAAACGGAATTATTGGACAATTTATCTACAGTATCACAGGCACTGGAATCCTATTTACCTGGCAGGCTGGAGTTATTGCTGCTTATACGGTTTCTCTCCCACTTATGGTAAGAACTGCACAAGCAGCCATTGAATCAGTGGATAAAGAGCTTGAATATGCAGCCTATGTTCTTGGAAGGAGTGAAATTGAAACTGCTCTCCTGATAACCTTGCCCCTTGCAAAAAGGGGCATACTGGCAGGGCTGGTACTCAGTTTTGCAAGAGCTGTAGGAGAATTCGGAGCAACCCTTATGCTGGCAGGGAATATCCCAGGAAAAACAAACACAATGTCTATCTCAATATACAGTGCTTTTCAGGCAGGCAATGATGAACTTGCCAATTTTCTGGTGTTAATTCTTACACTTATGTCCCTGCTGTCCATTGCTCTTACTGGAAAAATTGCTAGCAGAGGAAAGTTAAATGCATAA